The DNA window CATAGCGTACTGCCGTGCTATTGATCAAAACTATTCTGTTTAAATGTCGCTTCATTGCTACCTCTTATTATCTTTAGCTTCTAAACCAGATTGCTAAAGTAGAAGTTTGCTTTTAATTATTGCATAGTTTTCGGTTGATTTTTAGAGGGAAGCTTTTTCGCTTATTCAGGCGATTGGTTCATACATATCAGGTGGGCTGCTCAAAGTGGTAAAAAAAATTAGGCAAAAATATCAATCCAAACAACAAGCCCTTAGTCTTTGGTGATCCACCAAAAGCCAAGGGCTACTTTCTTGTCTATAGCTTCACCTCAACCGACTTTGTTTTTATGCTCACTGCCCTGAAAAACCCTAGAGCTCCATTGCTGAAGTTACCAGGAGGAGTAGCAGGAGTTGCACTATAGGCACCACTGCCTTGAAGCTGTCCCTCAATTGCCTTATGATAGTTAAAAGCCTCCTTGCTCCAAGATTCGATTTGGATGATTGCTTGGTCATACTTCAGCTTATTTTCATTCGGCATTGCATATGCGTGAAAAAAAAATGGCCATTCTGTACCTAAACCCAGCCTATTTATCTCTGGCTTAAGGTGCTTGTCATCAAAAAGGAGTAACATCTGAATAGTATAATGCTTATATGGATGACTATGAAGACTATCCAGGGTCCTGTCTGGATAAAATCATAATTAAAGTTATAATAATTTTCTTGGTCTTGGGGTTCACTAAAGACACCAAAGGCACCAGAGCAATGCTAAAAAACCTCCTATGGTGTGAGATTTTACTTTGCGTGTTGTAAACTCCACTTGTCTATAGCAGGAGGTGCAACAGGCATCACCTCTTTAGCCTCATAGGTTTGTCCATTGCATACTACCTTTAGCGTATAAGCAGTACCCACGGTTAGCTTAGTGTAGTGGGTAGTATTGATATAGTAACCCGATTTGGCAAGATACTCATCTGTAGACAAGGTCAGTACATCTATATTGCCTGCATCATCGCTGATACTAACCGAGGCATTTTGTACCCCTGGATACTTTCCTTTTTCGTAGTTAATCGCATTGTGAGGGTAAGGAGCGCTTTGGGTAACTCTTACATAAGTACGCTGATTGGTAGATATTACCCCTTCTATACAAATGCGGGTCCCTTGCTTGCTAAAAATATCATCTGCTTTTTCGATACATCCATTACAAGCAAGAAAAATAAACAGCCAAGCCATATTTTGAACAAATACTTTCATTGTAGGGTTCGTCTTTTAGAGGTTAAAATTTAAAATTATAAGTCACAGAAGGCATCAGCCCAAAAAGGTACATATGGTACATGTTTTCAATGCCAACTCTACCATACTGATGAAATATGGCAAAAGAGTTTCTCTGGTTATAGGCATTGGTCAGCCCAAACACCCATTCGCTTCGCCACCTTCTTGGGTCTTGCTTTTTTCTTACTTTGCTCTTGAGCGTGACGTTGATGTCTAGTTGGTGAAAATCCGGAAGTTGGAAGTTGTTTCTGCCCGAAAAGTAAGTAACCTGACCATAAGTACTTATATGGGTACCCTCTGGCGCTGTCATTCTGGCGCCTGTCATATAAGCATAATTTGTCGACAGCAACCACCGCTTGCCTAGTTTATAAGAAGCCACCAGCGAAAGATTGTGGCGTCGGTCATACATAGGGGCGTATGCTTTATCTTGGTTGATGCCAGCTATCTGTTGCGTTGCCTTCGACCAAGTATAGTTGATCCAGCCAGTCAATTTGCCTTTTTTCTTTTCCAGGCTCAGCTCTAATCCATAAGCGCTTCCGTCGCCACTGGCTATTTGAGTTTCTATATGCTTATTCAAAAATACATCAGCATTGTCTACATAGTCTATCACATTGTAGAGTTTCTTGTAGTAAGCTTCTGCCGAAAAGCGATAAGTTGCCCGGTAAAAATCTTTGAAATAACCCAAAGCCACCTGGTCGGCAACCCTTGGGCGAATGTTGTTGTCTACTGGCAACCACACGTCGGTAGGTAGCCCTACGCTAGAGGTACTTACCAGGTGCAAGTATTGATAGGTGCGACTATAAGAGGCTTTCAACGAAGAAGTTTCGTTGAACAAATAACGCAACGACAAACGAGGCGCTAAGCCATAATAGCTTTGCATTACTTCTCCTTTGCCAAAATGCTCTTCACGGGTCAAGGTTTGATCGTCGTTGTAAATGTATTGCGTACCTGCTCCTATGTTATGAAAACCAGAGAACCGTAGCCCATAATTGACCAAAAAACGCTTGCCAATGCCCCACTGGTGATTTACATAAAAAGCTGACTCTATTGCCTGTTTGTTGTCTAAAGCAAACGGTTGTACTACCGAAGGGTCGCTAAGCCCCGTGATTTTGCCTGGGGCAAACAAATGCCTATCCACCGATACGCCAAAGTTAACCGTGCTCTGAGGTGAGTCGAAATAGTCGAAGTCAAGCTTTAGCCCCTGTTGTTGCATATTTGCCGACCACTTAAAATTGCGGTTGTCGTTGTGGCGCACATAGGCATAGTCAAAGTTGCCATATACCAGCGTAAGGTTGCTAAACAAACGATCGTTAAAAATGTGGTTCCACCTAAAGCTCCCCGTTTGGTTGCCCCAGTCCAGGGTATTGTTTTCAAAAAACACATCATTAAAAAAGTGGTCTTTGCTGCCAAATACCGAAAAATAGATTTTATTGTTTTTGTCCAGTTCAATGTTTAGCTTGGCATTTAAGTCATAAAAGTTAATCTCGTTATTTCTGCCGTAATGGTTGATGTCAGGGGCAACTTCTGAGAAAATCGAAGCCAATTTATTGGCTGTAAAACCCAAATAGCTGTACCTGCCCGATACCAAAAAAGAAGCCTTGGGTGTGATGGGACCTTCTACGGTAAGCCTACTGCTCACGATGCCTAGCCCACCGTTGAGCGTCAATTGTTTATCATTGCCTTCTTTCATTCTAATGTCTACCACCGACGAAAGCCTGCCCCCGTACTTTGCCGGAATAGCTCCTTTGTATACCCTTATATCTTTTACCGCATCGGTGTTGAACACCGAAAAAAGCCCCATCGCGTGGGAAATGTTATATACAGGTGCGTCATCGAGCAAAATCAAGTTTTGGTCATAACCACCTCCCCTTACTGAAAAACCTGCGGTGCCCACATGAGAGCTTTGTACTCCAGGCAAAAACTGAATGCTCTTAAGTACATCTGCTTCGCCCGCCAGCATGGGCGTGCGCTGAATACGCTCAATCTCTACTACATGGGTGCTCATCTGGGTATTTTTGATGCTCTCGATGTGTTCCTTCGACTTGTCGTCATTAGCCGTTACCATCACCTCCGATAACTTTGCTACACTAGGCTGTAGCTCTAGGTCAAGGTTGAGGCTTTTTTCCAGCGAAGTTTCTTTTGTGGCATTTTTATAACCCATATACGAGCCCAATACCTTGTATTTGTCAGGAGGGATCGTCAGCGAGTAAAAGCCGTAGTTGTTAGACACTGCTCCTACTCCCAATTCTTTGATGTACACCACTGCACCCGGCAAGTGCTCGCCGTTGTTGGCTGCCGTAATGGTACCACTCAAGGTGATTTTACTTGTCTTGTAGCGGGTCAGAATGATTTGCCCATTGATTCGCCTAAATCGAATGTGGGCTTTTTGCAACAACTTGTGCAGCAATTCATCCAACTGCCACACTTTCTTGTCTACCCGATACCGTGTTTTAGGTATAATACCTTCGTCGTAAGAAAACCTAAGCTGGTATTTTTTACTCAATTCATCTAAAAATTCAGGAATAGTGCCGCTGTTTTTTTCAAGTTGTATTTTTTGGTTCGGCGCCTGATGGTTTTGTGCCTTACCTAAGGTGATGTTCACCACAAGGCATAGCAATAGCATTACACAAGTTTTTGTGTTCATTTTTCTCTATGTTTAACAGCTTGTTTTTTTTAATTATAAGCAGCAAGAAGGGGAATGCTTTGGGCAACAAAAATGTACCGTTGCCCAAGCGCATTACTTGATAAATATGGCGTTTCGATCATACACAACTTTCACCTCCAGTGTGGCTTCTAGCACTTGCAACACCTCCTTAAGAGGTTGGTCTTTGAACGTACCATTAAAGCCAAACTGCTGGCGCAATGCCGGAGCACAACTGATATTGACCTGGTAGTGCCTTTGCAGGTCGGCTACAATTTGCTCCATGGTCGCTTTTTTAAACACCAGTGCGCCCGTTTTCCAGGCCAAGTAATTTAAGTCACGGTTAAGGGCTTTGGACAGGGAGGCATTTTGCGCATTAAAATTACTTGCCTCCCCCTTCACCAGTTCTACCCGTTGGGCACCGTCTTTAGTGGCTACTGCCACCTTGCCCGAGTTTACCGTTACCTTGGTGTGTGTCGAATCTTTCTGATAAATATTGAATGAGGTTCCCAACACCCTTACATCTACCCCGTTGGTTTGCACGGTAAAAGGGCGTTTTTCATCCCTTTTTACTTCAAAGAAACCCTCACCTTCCAAGCGAACCATTCGACGATTGTCGTCAAATTTTTCTGGAAAGTAAATCCTGGCGTTTTTGTTCAGCCATACTTTTGTGCCATCTTCTAGCACCCACGCCTTTTTGTTGAGGCTTTGGGCACTTTTTGACTGGGTATAAGCCACTGGAGTCGGTTGAGGGCGTAGGCTGCCAAAGTAGATCAGACCAAACGCTACCCCTAGTACTACCACTGCCGCAGCTATGCGGGTTACCCACAAACGGCGGGTCTTACCTTGCGCTTTGTCTTTTGCTTCTTTTTTATCCAACGCCTTCGCCTTCACCTTTTGCCAATCCTGGGCTACTTCAGCATCACTGAGCGATACCAAAGGAGGTTCTTTGTCGTACCATTCTTTGAGGCGGACAAAATAGGTTTGGTTTTTCTCGTTACTATTGAGCCATTCTTTTACCTGCTGCGTTTCGGCAGCACTGGTTTTTTTCATCAAGTACTTTATCAGAAACTCAATATCCATATTTTTTTCTTGCTAGATTTGACCTTACGACAATTGATTTATAGGGCACCCTAATTTTTTTTTGCTTTTTTCTGAGGACAAGACTTTGATACCCTAAAAATACCCTCCTCGCCTCAGCTCATGTCTTTACGAGTTGATCACCTCCCCAAAAAACACTACTCCTTTTTACTGAAAAAAATCTTTAATAGCCTTAACATAAAATACTGGTTTGCAGCATTTAACAAGGTAAACATTTACTCGAATCAGCCATCGGCTATCGACTAAATGCTTCCATCTACCGATTTTATAAGTATTTAAAAATCAATATATTATAAAATAGATAGTATGCCTGCAAACTAGTGCACTGGGGATTAAATAAATGCGCTATTTATTCGAGGGTATTTTGTTTGCTGACGCACTTCAAAAAGTGCGCATAGCCAAAGCTACGCAAACTTTTTTAAGTAAAGTCAGCGAGCTAAAGACTCCGAATAATGTGGCAGGGATTTAGTTTCCAGTGCACTAGCCTAAAGCTAAGGTCTAAAGGCTAATAGTTTTAGGCTGTAGAAGCTATGGACTATTGATATGTATAAAGCATGAATATGACAGGCAAGTACCAGTGTTTTTCCAAAAATGAACGAATGGTTTTCAGGGCAGAAGAAATATGAAACTCTACGGTTTTGACCGAAATACCCAGTTGTTCACTTATTTCTTTGTAACTGAGCGATTCGTCGCGGCTGAGACGAAAAATAACTTGGGTTTTTTTAGACAGGCTCTCGATGGCAACGTCTAGTATGCGGGCAAGGTCGGCAGCTTCTACCCCCTGAATGTTCAAGTCTTGGGTAGCAGTATAAGTTTCGTGCAATTCGCCTTGTCGATTCAGTTGGCGCATTTGCGCTTTCAGATAATTGAGCGAACGGTTACGTACTGCAGTATAAAGATAGGCTTCCTCCGATGTTTTTATGTGTAACGAGTCTCCCTTTTCTAACAGGTGCACAAATGTTTCTTGCACCACTTCTCTCGCGGCTTCTACATCTTTTACCAACTTGTTGCTGTGGTTAACCAGCGGTACATACAACTTCTTAAATAACTGGGCTATATAAGCTTCAAAATCCTCCATCTGCCATTTTCTTTTTTTGCAAAAGTAATAGGTTGAATGAGATTTTTTTGCAAAAAAATCATTTCAGACTATTGGAGTTTGGTAAATTAAGGCTTTTTGAAAAATGAAAATGTTTTACAACTTATTGATTAACAGGTGATTATTTGAAAATGAATGCGCTATATGGTCGATTCGTAATTAAAACCTTGGATTGGTTTGAAAAAGCTTGTGCTGGAGATAAATGTACAGATATACTACTACCTAAGTATCACTTTGCGAAGCAGGGCAATGAACGTTTGGAATAGACTGATTGCCTTGTTTTGTATTATTAAAACCATCTGCTTTGAGTTTGTGATGTTCAAACTCAAAACAGTTGGGGGTGTGCCTGTTTATTACTTGGCAAATGATAAGCAGGCAAGAAGTGGCTCAAATACAGTGATTTAAACAACCGATGCAGGTAGCTCCACCTGTATTTCAAACCAAGTGGCAGCATCTTGTGGTTTGTCAAAAAACTTGGTTTCAAACATTCCTGGAATTTTTCTCGCGACCTCTACTATTTGTTGCCCCGATATGTTAGAGAAAAGATCTTCTGCCAACACTTGTGCATATTTTTGTAGCTCAAAGTTTATCCACCCAGGGACTAACTCTGCTACGACCCAATCTTGCATTTCTGGTTCTAAAATGAACCCTCTTTTTCTGGAATCATCTAAAATAAACGAAGGTTTGTACTGATTGGTAAGTGTTTTTAAGTGGAGTATATACTCCTTAAAATCTTCATTGGTCATATGCTTCGACTCAGGTTTATAGTTCATAATAAACAGTTGAATATCACTCATATAATAAGACTGAGTGAAGTTTGTATCATTAATTAGATGATTACTCATGTTCGCTTAAAATTTTTGTTGGGTAAAGTATACAAAGCAGAGAGGAAGAGGAATGACTACCTATTTGCTGGATGGTTGTGTTGCAGGGTAATGCAAAAATACAAAATAAAATCTTTGCCTACTATTTATCAAACCTCTGATTGTAAAGTACTATTGTACATTTGTAAAATAATATTTTGCTAAAACTTTGTTGTTTGAAAAGAGCTTAGTATAATTGCATAAATTTTCTAGTCGAATTCGACTAAATTGTTTTTCTGATTAGTGAAATTACAAGTAACCCTGACTAAAAATTAATTACTTGTAACTCAATTTTTAACTGCGATGAATGGGTGAAAACAAGAAAAATACAAGAGACAAAGTCATAGCGTATGCGACCAAATGCTTTAATCAAGAGGGGTTTGGTGCCATTACTATACAAGAGCTTGCCAACCGCCTGGAAATGAGTCGGGGCAACCTGACTTACTATTTCAAAACCAAGGATAATTTGTTGGAAGCAATTGTAAATGAGATGTGGGCAAGGTTAGATGAAGAACTGAACAAACGGCGTACGTTGCCCTCGTTCGAAAACCTTCACAATACCGCTAAAGTGTATTACCGCATTCAAAAAGAGTACTCTTTTATCTTTCTTGACCAACACGTACTCAGGCACGAACTAGTCAAAGAGAAGTTTCGGGAACAAACCAAAAAAAGTATTCATGACAATAAGGCTGCTTTGGCGTTTGCCATCAAACTAGGCAACCTCAAGCCCGAACCAGTGCCAGGTATGTACAACAACATTGCTTTTATCACTTGGATGATGCCTTTTTATTGGCTCAACCAACAAATAATAAGAGGAGAGAAAACTGAAGAAGACGCCGAAAAAATGATTTGGAGCATTTTGTTACCTCATTTTACCGAGAAGGGAGTCAGCTCTTTTATCAAGTTTTTTGGCAAAGAATATTACGAAAGCCTGGGCGAAAGCTTTTCGGTAGACCTAGACTCGTTGATTTCTTTTTAGTCTTTTAGTCGGGAGTCCGTAGTCAGGAGTTGGGAGTTAGCGCGAAGCGAGTTAAAAAATGGCTTGATGGCTATATGGTTTTATGGTTGCGCGAAGCGATTTAAAAATTAGTCCAGAGTTGGGAGTCCGTAGTCGGGAGCTGACGCAAAGCGATTAGTCAGGAGCCCGGAGTTAGCGCGAAGCGATTTAAAAATTATAAGAAAAACTCCCGACTACTAACTACGGACTCCCGACTACTAACTAATAAACTAATTAAAATATGCAAGTAATTAAAACCAAAATAAATAAAAACACCCAGCAGTATAAAGACAACCACGCCGGAATGATGAAGCTGGTAGAGAAACTGCAAAAGCATTTGACCGATAGTCGTTTTGAGGGCAAAGACAAGCACATAGACCGTGCCCGACAGCGAGGTAAACTTTTGGCACGCGAACGCATAGAGTTGTTGCTTGACCCTGACAGCCCTTTTCTGGAGCTGTTGCCCTTGGCGGGGATGAACCGCAAGGGAGGTTTTGGCACAGGAGGCACCAATGTGAGCGGCATTGGTATTGTGTCGGGCAAACTGTGTATGATCAACTCAAACGTAGGTACCCGCAAGGGGGGCTCGGTTGACTACCATACTGCTTTTAAGGCAGCCCGCATCAACGAAATCACCCTCGAAAACCGCTTGCCCAGCATCAACCTGGTAGAAAGCGGCGGCGCCAACCTGCCCGACCAGGCAAAAATATTTAACTACGGTGGCGCAAGTTTTAGAGATATTACCCAGCGTTCAGAACTTGGCATACCTACTATATCGGTGGTTTTTGGCAATGCTACGGCGGGTGGAGCTTACATTCCTGGAATGTCTGACTATGCCATTTTTCAGAAAGAGAAAGCCAAAGTGTTTTTAGCAGGACCACCCCTGGTAAAAATGGCCACCAACGAAGAGGTAGACGATGAGAGCCTGGGCGGAGCCGAAATGCATAGCCGGGTATCGGGGGTGTCAGACTACCTCGCCGAAGACGAGTACGATGGCATTCGCCTGGCACGCGAAATTATGGAAACCATCTCAGTAGCTTCACCTCACCTTTTGCCAGAAGGCACTATAGAAGAGCCCCTGTATGATACCGAAGAAATACTGGGGGTAGTGTCGCACGATGTAAAAATACCTTTTGATGCCCGCGAGCTTATTATGCGCGTAGTAGATGGCTCTCGTTTTAGCGAATTTAAACCCGAATATGGCAAGAGCATGGTCACAGGCTGGACTAATATCCACGGCTACCCTGTAGGCATTATTGCCAACAATGGGGTGATCTTTTCAGAAGACGCCAACAAAGGCACCCAGTTTATCCAACTCTGCAATAAAAATGATATTCCGCTCATATTTATGCAAAACACCACGGGTTACATGGTAGGTAAAAAGTATGAAGAAGGCGGCATTATAAAGAACGGAGCAAAACTGATCAACGCGGTGTCTAATAGCAAAGTACCCGCCATTACTCTTATGATTGGCGCCTCGTATGGTGCCGGAAATTACGGTATGAACGGGCGTTCGTACAACCCAAGATTTTTGTTTACCTACCCCAACCATAAAATAGGGGTGATGGGCGCTGAACAGTTGGCCGGAGTCATGGAAATTGTACAAAGGGCTTCTGCCAAGTCGCTGGGGCAAGAGTTTGACGAAAAGAAAATGGCTGCTGCCAAAATGATGTTAATGGCTGAAGCTGAGTCCAAATCATCGGCTTGGTACTCGTCGTCTGAACTATGGGACGATGGTGTGATAGACCCACGCGAAACCCGTAATTGCCTGGGCTTTGCCCTTGCCGTGCTTTACAGCCAACCCATCAAAGGATCGGATAGTTTTGGAGTGTTTAGGATGTAGCTTTTAGTCAGTAGTCGGTAGTCCGTAGTTGGTAGAAAAATGGCTATATGGCTTTATGGTTAAAATGGTTCGCAAAGCGGGTTTTTAAAAAGTGGTTTGATGGTTCGCTAAGCAAGGTGAAAAACTATCATCTTTTAACTACGCTTTTTATAAGTTGCTAAAAATCAGTGTGATATAAAAGTGTAATTACTTATGAACCGAATCTATTTCTAAATCCCGATTCGTTTCATCGGGGCAGCTTGCTGTGATGAGCTCAACGGAGTTAAACAGGGTGTAGGTAGCACCGAGATACATCGGTATCTAAGGACTTGCGACTTGTCGCTTGAAGCTTGCCCCTGTCGGGACTATCAACTAAAAAACTAAAATGAAAACAGTACTCATTACCGGAGGATCAAGTGGCATAGGCTACGAAATGTCCCGGCTTTTTGCCCGTGACGGTTACCGCTTGCTTTGGGTGGCAAAACCTCCCGAAGAACTCAGCGAAGCCCAAGCCCGCCTTGAACAGGAGTTTGCAGGAGTAGAAACACACTCTCTTGCCAAAGACCTGTCGGTAAATACTGCAGCCCGCGAGGTGTACAATTGGACACATACCCAAGGTTGGACAGTAGATGTGCTGGTAAACAATGCGGGGTTTGCTACCTATGGCAATTTTGAAACTATAGATATGGACAAGGAATTGGCGATGATAGGGGTAAATGTGACCAATGTATTGCTGCTGACACGCTATTTTTTGGTAGATATGCTCGCCCGTGATGCGGGTAAAATTATGAACATTAGTTCGGGGGTGTCTTACGAAGCAATGCCCAAAATGGCTACTTATGCGGGCTCCAAGGCTTTTGTGCGGTTGATGAGCCAATCGTTGCACGAGGAACTCAAACATCGAAAATCTAAGGTGCAGGTCACTACAGTATGCCCATCGGCCATCAAAAATACCCGGTTTCAATCAACCGCTGGCATGCAAAAAGTACGCACCTTTAGCAGCATAGCCACAGCTACCCCGCAAGAAGTGGCAAAAGACGCCTACCGGGGTTTGCTCAAGGGCAAAAGGTTGGTAATTACCGGGGCAAAGTACCGCCTTAACAAAGTAATAAGCCAATGGGTACCTAAAGCTTTGACCCGTTGGGTGATTAGAAAAGAA is part of the Microscilla marina ATCC 23134 genome and encodes:
- a CDS encoding DUF4249 family protein — protein: MKVFVQNMAWLFIFLACNGCIEKADDIFSKQGTRICIEGVISTNQRTYVRVTQSAPYPHNAINYEKGKYPGVQNASVSISDDAGNIDVLTLSTDEYLAKSGYYINTTHYTKLTVGTAYTLKVVCNGQTYEAKEVMPVAPPAIDKWSLQHAK
- a CDS encoding TonB-dependent receptor → MNTKTCVMLLLCLVVNITLGKAQNHQAPNQKIQLEKNSGTIPEFLDELSKKYQLRFSYDEGIIPKTRYRVDKKVWQLDELLHKLLQKAHIRFRRINGQIILTRYKTSKITLSGTITAANNGEHLPGAVVYIKELGVGAVSNNYGFYSLTIPPDKYKVLGSYMGYKNATKETSLEKSLNLDLELQPSVAKLSEVMVTANDDKSKEHIESIKNTQMSTHVVEIERIQRTPMLAGEADVLKSIQFLPGVQSSHVGTAGFSVRGGGYDQNLILLDDAPVYNISHAMGLFSVFNTDAVKDIRVYKGAIPAKYGGRLSSVVDIRMKEGNDKQLTLNGGLGIVSSRLTVEGPITPKASFLVSGRYSYLGFTANKLASIFSEVAPDINHYGRNNEINFYDLNAKLNIELDKNNKIYFSVFGSKDHFFNDVFFENNTLDWGNQTGSFRWNHIFNDRLFSNLTLVYGNFDYAYVRHNDNRNFKWSANMQQQGLKLDFDYFDSPQSTVNFGVSVDRHLFAPGKITGLSDPSVVQPFALDNKQAIESAFYVNHQWGIGKRFLVNYGLRFSGFHNIGAGTQYIYNDDQTLTREEHFGKGEVMQSYYGLAPRLSLRYLFNETSSLKASYSRTYQYLHLVSTSSVGLPTDVWLPVDNNIRPRVADQVALGYFKDFYRATYRFSAEAYYKKLYNVIDYVDNADVFLNKHIETQIASGDGSAYGLELSLEKKKGKLTGWINYTWSKATQQIAGINQDKAYAPMYDRRHNLSLVASYKLGKRWLLSTNYAYMTGARMTAPEGTHISTYGQVTYFSGRNNFQLPDFHQLDINVTLKSKVRKKQDPRRWRSEWVFGLTNAYNQRNSFAIFHQYGRVGIENMYHMYLFGLMPSVTYNFKF
- a CDS encoding DUF4249 domain-containing protein, whose product is MPNENKLKYDQAIIQIESWSKEAFNYHKAIEGQLQGSGAYSATPATPPGNFSNGALGFFRAVSIKTKSVEVKL
- a CDS encoding acyl-CoA carboxylase subunit beta; its protein translation is MQVIKTKINKNTQQYKDNHAGMMKLVEKLQKHLTDSRFEGKDKHIDRARQRGKLLARERIELLLDPDSPFLELLPLAGMNRKGGFGTGGTNVSGIGIVSGKLCMINSNVGTRKGGSVDYHTAFKAARINEITLENRLPSINLVESGGANLPDQAKIFNYGGASFRDITQRSELGIPTISVVFGNATAGGAYIPGMSDYAIFQKEKAKVFLAGPPLVKMATNEEVDDESLGGAEMHSRVSGVSDYLAEDEYDGIRLAREIMETISVASPHLLPEGTIEEPLYDTEEILGVVSHDVKIPFDARELIMRVVDGSRFSEFKPEYGKSMVTGWTNIHGYPVGIIANNGVIFSEDANKGTQFIQLCNKNDIPLIFMQNTTGYMVGKKYEEGGIIKNGAKLINAVSNSKVPAITLMIGASYGAGNYGMNGRSYNPRFLFTYPNHKIGVMGAEQLAGVMEIVQRASAKSLGQEFDEKKMAAAKMMLMAEAESKSSAWYSSSELWDDGVIDPRETRNCLGFALAVLYSQPIKGSDSFGVFRM
- a CDS encoding SDR family NAD(P)-dependent oxidoreductase; protein product: MKTVLITGGSSGIGYEMSRLFARDGYRLLWVAKPPEELSEAQARLEQEFAGVETHSLAKDLSVNTAAREVYNWTHTQGWTVDVLVNNAGFATYGNFETIDMDKELAMIGVNVTNVLLLTRYFLVDMLARDAGKIMNISSGVSYEAMPKMATYAGSKAFVRLMSQSLHEELKHRKSKVQVTTVCPSAIKNTRFQSTAGMQKVRTFSSIATATPQEVAKDAYRGLLKGKRLVITGAKYRLNKVISQWVPKALTRWVIRKEMEEISR
- a CDS encoding FecR family protein; its protein translation is MDIEFLIKYLMKKTSAAETQQVKEWLNSNEKNQTYFVRLKEWYDKEPPLVSLSDAEVAQDWQKVKAKALDKKEAKDKAQGKTRRLWVTRIAAAVVVLGVAFGLIYFGSLRPQPTPVAYTQSKSAQSLNKKAWVLEDGTKVWLNKNARIYFPEKFDDNRRMVRLEGEGFFEVKRDEKRPFTVQTNGVDVRVLGTSFNIYQKDSTHTKVTVNSGKVAVATKDGAQRVELVKGEASNFNAQNASLSKALNRDLNYLAWKTGALVFKKATMEQIVADLQRHYQVNISCAPALRQQFGFNGTFKDQPLKEVLQVLEATLEVKVVYDRNAIFIK
- a CDS encoding TetR/AcrR family transcriptional regulator — protein: MGENKKNTRDKVIAYATKCFNQEGFGAITIQELANRLEMSRGNLTYYFKTKDNLLEAIVNEMWARLDEELNKRRTLPSFENLHNTAKVYYRIQKEYSFIFLDQHVLRHELVKEKFREQTKKSIHDNKAALAFAIKLGNLKPEPVPGMYNNIAFITWMMPFYWLNQQIIRGEKTEEDAEKMIWSILLPHFTEKGVSSFIKFFGKEYYESLGESFSVDLDSLISF
- a CDS encoding RNA polymerase sigma-70 factor — encoded protein: MEDFEAYIAQLFKKLYVPLVNHSNKLVKDVEAAREVVQETFVHLLEKGDSLHIKTSEEAYLYTAVRNRSLNYLKAQMRQLNRQGELHETYTATQDLNIQGVEAADLARILDVAIESLSKKTQVIFRLSRDESLSYKEISEQLGISVKTVEFHISSALKTIRSFLEKHWYLPVIFMLYTYQ